The DNA segment CAAGGGAGAGTGAGCAAATCGAGGCTTGAATAATCCGAGGAGAAAGACGACCGGGTGGATTTGAGGTGCAGCCTTGGAGGGAGGGTTTAGGGGCCGCTGGACTTTTTCTCCTTCCCCTCTCAGTAGCACGGAGTCCGAATTAATTGGATTTCATTCACTGGGGAGGAACAAAACTGTCTGGGCAGTTTCTCATTCAAAGAGATTCATTGACACCAAGAGCCAGCGCCTGCAGAAGGAACCGCCGGCTTCACTTGTCTTGCCTTCCCCAACCACTAATCCGGCTTGGGAAGGGCGAAGGGGAATTAAACGCGGTTTCGCGCGGTGCGCTAGGCCTATGCCTGCCCCGAGGGGCGTCTGGTAGGCACCCCGCCCTCCCGCAGCCTGACCCTCATGATAGATACGCTCAGACCTGTGCCCGTCGCGTCGGAAATGGCGATCAGCAAGACGGTGGCGTGGCTCAACGAGCAGCTGGAGCTGGGCAACGAGCGGCTGCTGCTGATGGACTGCCGGCCGCAGGAGCTGTACGAGTCGTCGCACATCGAGTCAGCCATCAACGTGGCCATCCCGGGCATCATGCTGCGGCGCCTGCAGAAGGGCAACCTGCCCGTGCGCGCGCTCTTCACGCGCAGCGAGGACCGGGACCGCTTTACCCGGCGCTGCGGCACCGACACAGTGGTGCTCTACGACGAAAGTAGCAGCGACTGGAACGAGAACACCGGCGGCGAGTCCGTGCTTGGGCTGCTACTCAAGAAGCTCAAGGACGAGGGATGCCGGGCGTTCTACCTGGAAGGTACGTGCCGGGTAGGCCCGGGCGCGGGGCCGGGCAGGGGTCGCGGGCGGTAATCAGGTTACGCTGACTGGAAGGACCTTGGCTGCTCTTGGCTGGCGCTGCCGCGCCTCGCTGCCTTGCTAAGGGCGGTCCGCAGGCTCCCAGCTGCGAATCTTGCGCGTTCGGCAGCCGGCCTGTGCAGAATTCACCCGCTTCCGGCCGCAGGCCCGGGGTGTTTATTTCCAATGAGTTTTCCTTCCTACCTGCAATACCTTCCATCTACCTGCTTTCTATCGTCcaattttaaattaagatttgCGGGGTGGGAGAGGTTATTTGGGGTACAGATTGGTACCTCCCAGGCCCTCAAAACGGCAAAGTTGCCATTTTGTGCTTTTCCGGATTTAAGATTGAGGGTTCTCCGCGGAGGCGGACCCGTTCTTTCCAGTCCCAAGGTGCACATGTGTCTTTCTGTTAAATCCGGCTGTGTGCGAGTGGGGTTCGTAGGGTGCTGAGGTGTTCCCTGAACACCGCTTGGCTCTCACAAGCTGTGAAAACTACTACGGGATCTCGGGTTACGATTGCTTTTTTCGTCCTGGCAGGTGGTTTCAGTAAGTTCCAAGCAGAGTTCGCCCTGCACTGCGAGACCAATCTAGACGGCTCGTGCGGCAGCAGCTCGCCACCGTTGCCAGTGCTGGGGCTCGGGGGCCTGCGCATCAGCTCCGACTCCTCCTCGGACATTGAGTCTGATCTTGACCGAGACCCCAATAGTGCAACGGACTCGGATGGCAGCCCGCTGTCCAACAGCCAGCCTTCTTTCCCCGTGGAGATCTTGCCCTTCCTCTACCTGGGCTGTGCCAAGGACTCCACCAACCTGGACGTGTTGGAGGAGTTCGGCATCAAGTACATCTTGAACGTCACCCCCAATTTGCCGAATCTCTTTGAGAACGCAGGAGAGTTTAAATACAAGCAGATTCCCATTTCGGATCACTGGAGCCAAAACCTGTCCCAGTTTTTCCCTGAGGCCATTTCTTTCATAGGTGAGACTAATTAACAATCCTCGCTCAGACTTTTAAATGCAAAAACTCCTAGCCAGCCCTAGAGTTTGGAGCTCTCAATCTTTCTGGCTGCTTGATGTCGGAATGCAGGTCTCTAATGATCCTAGGGCGTTCTCAATTCTAGTTTAattgttaagaaaagaaaaagtgtttTTTGATAAGGCTGCAAACCACAGGTGTGTGTTTAAAATGCTGCCCGTTTCTTGATTCTTGAGTTCAGTCCTTTGAAAGGGAGCCATACATAATCAGACGAGAATTTTCCCACCATCTTTGGACTCGGGGGAGGGCTAGATAGAACTCACTGTAGACAGGCATTTTAGCattgctttataatttttaaagaccTGGGAGTTATTTTAGGACGTCGTTAGTTGTTGGAAAACCCTGAGTGGTAGACGTTATACTAACAGTTGAATGTTACTGGGATACCTGTTAACGATGAGACAGTGAGGGTAACCTGAGCTCAGCAGGAAGGACTGGGCTGGAAGCCTGGAGAAGCGAATCTCCAGGCATTGTAATGCATTTCCTATTACAAAGGAACTCATTTTCAGGCCCTGTCGACATCCTGTTCCTCCTAATGGGCTGTCCCCTGTGACTTCCCTCTCTTTTAAAATGCCTGAATACCTCTATTGTTAGCTGCACAACAGTTGGAGAATAATTTAATAGACCCTTGCAGTCTGCTTGTCTGTGTAAGAGGCATTCACAACCATATTGCAGGGTTTCTGGTATTCACATGCTGAGGCCAAGAATGTACACATTAAGGAGTTTTTTGTTGGCAGAAACTTAATACAAAAGCTCCCTTTTCAGAAAACATCTGAAATATGTAATTGTGCCCAGTGTACATGTTTCATCGCAATGATACAttttctgctgcctgcagggCTCAGCTGCCACACGTGattactttctatccattttttgaaaaaatacggTTTTTAGACTGATCATTCATAAAGGGTAGTTTTCAGTCTACTGAAATCTCACCTTTCTCTTTGTGTGTTTACAGATGAAGCCCGGGGCAAAAACTGTGGCGTCCTGGTACACTGTTTGGCTGGCATCAGCCGCTCAGTCACTGTGACTGTGGCTTATCTCATGCAGAAGCTCAATCTGTCAATGAACGATGCTTATGACATTGTCAAGATGAAGAAATCCAACATCTCCCCAAACTTCAACTTCATGGGCCAGCTGCTGGACTTCGAGAGGACACTGGGACTCAGCAGCCCCTGTGACAACCGGGTCCCAGCGCAGCAGCTCTATTTCACCACCCCCTCCAACCAGAATGTATACCAAGTGGACTCCCTGCAATCCACATGAAAGGCCCCATGGTCCTCACTGGGATGCATCCGTTCTTTTAGCAGTTTCTCTTGACAACTTCAGCTGGGCTGCTTTATTTGTATGAGGCCCACCCCAGGTGTCAAAATGACCCCAGTTGTCTGTGTTAGACAAGGTTCACCTGTGGAATTGGTCATTACAATGGGAGAGAGTTGCTCCCTTCCTGATGGAAGACTAGGACATGTTGTATAGATACAGGCAGTAATTAGGTTTGCTCTGTACCCCTGTATGCAGCTTATCCACCCAGGGACTGGAATTTGAGGGCTTCCAGGTGTGCAGGGTAGGACCAAGTGGTAGGGAAGGAGCGTGTGATCATTACGGCCTGGTATGACTGTTCCCTTTTGCATCTGGAACTGCCTATATATTGTCTTCAGTGAAGACTGATTCAATTTTGCATATAGAGGAGCCAAAGAGAGGTTTCAGCTCTGTATTTGCAGTATCActttgcaaataaataaatagaatctgCTATTCCATTTGATTATTGTAAATATTTGATCTTAAGTCACTCGACAGTGTTTgaattgtgtttgttttctttgatgGGTTTAAAAGAAATCATCCAAAGGGAGAAAGAGCAGTATGCCActtcttaaaatagaaaataggaaCTTTTGCTCTCTTCTAATCCAAAGGACATATTTGCAGCATGCTCGACTACCAATTCTGAATGACATTTTCATGGACACTATTATCGCTGAGACCTTATTATGGTGCAGTTTTCAGTCTCTTTTATatatcttgtgattttttttttttcccctctttatgTAGTTTGACTATGCCTTACCTTTGTAAATATTTTGGCTTGTGTTGCCTCAAAGGGGATTTCTTGGAAAGATACCAAAATCATGGgctcacatctttttttttttttaactaaagctGTGCTAAACAGTGTATTACCTCTGTACAAATTTCTTCAGGGAGTGTCACCTCAAATGCAATACTTTGGGttggtttctttcctttttaaaaaacaaaaccgtATAAAACTGGAAGCGTGTGTGTGAGCATGGGTACCCATTTGATTGATAGGTGAAGTGCATATGATTGTGAAGATGGGGGAGTTAAGTTGCTCTATTATGTTAATGGTGTAAAGTTTTGAGCTAAAATTTATTATAAGAATGTAAAAccttaaattattaataaataactaTTTTGGCTATTgaatgtgtgtttttttaatttctccttaATTGTACCTTCATGTGAAGTGACACATTTTAGGAATTTTTCCACTGGGGAGTGATACTGGCTTGTAATGTATGTACAGGAATGAATAGCAGGCTTGTATATGTACATACAGGAATCAATCTCATCTTTGAAGTTATTCCAAGAATGTTTTTCAGGTGCAGTTTTATGAAATAAaccttttgtttcaaatatatcaTAAAATGGACTGCCTGTATCATGCCTTTGGACAATACTTTCTATGAATAGAGTTCTGGCTTATCTAAGAAAATATGCTCTTGAAAAATCAAGCCACAGAGCACACCTTGCTGAAGTGTCAGATCTGGATACTCATGAATAGTCATAAAGAGGGGCTACCAGAATAACAAGATGACAGCCACAGTGTTAATCTCTCACCTTCCCCGTCAGCATCTTCTCATTAATATACTTACACGTGCCAGGGAGAAAGTGGGGATAATTCTCTAGTCTGCTACTGTGGCAATTCTACCTGCAAATTATCCTTGTGTTGGAATAAATGATTCAGAAGTGGTGCCTCCCCTTTTTCATACACATGCAAGGCATAGCTAAACTTTCTCCCTGAGCCTGGATGTGGCTTTAAAACTTCACATCTGACCCTGAGATAAAGCTTTGCCACTCCTATTCTAATGCACTTTGTGCTTAACTGGTTTCAAATGTGGGCCACAAACCCCTATTTAACCTTACATCAAGATTATTTGGAACAGTTTCAAGGTAAAGGCTTAATGTTCTGTCATTTTCCTTGAGACATCCCCTCTCCTTGTCTCAAGTGCAAAAGTAcacaaatcaaaataaaagtaaagagcAGGTGTATGAAATCAAAAGAACTAGAACATACCTACATTTTGGGCCCCTTTCAAATGAGCTTAATCCCTTTATCTGCACTGAGCTTTTCACCCACATGGCAGATATGAGATGCTTGTTGGATTGTTCAGTAGTCTACACAGCAGGAGGCAAGTGGCCCTGAATTTATGGCAATCATATCAAACCGTCCAGTGTTAGCTACTAAGCTCAGCAACTAAGCATGTATAAAAGGCGTGCAGAAAAATACCAAGTCAGTCTCTTATTTGGGTGCCCCAACTCAGCCAGAGCTCAGAAAGGAGAAGTGGGTTGCAGTTCAACTTGGCTTGTGTTAATCCAGTTCTGAACGGTTTCCGCTCCTGGCATTCCCTAAACTGCCTGTTCAAAGTAGGGATTTGCAAGCAGCCTTAGCAATTTCCTGTCCAGCTGCAGCTCAAGTAGCTGTGTGTTTCACCATccccctctctttctttccttggatttcttttctctttcttttctctttctttttctttaatatggGCTGTGGATAATTTTAGTGCATTTCCTCTTTGTGGATTATTATCTCCTTTCCTCCCAGAGCCTGCATACATTTGAGATCCTACTGCTCTGCTCCAGCCGACAGCTGGCCTCCCCAGCACTTCCTCTCGTTCCACTGTGGGCTTGTTGTTTGTCAGTCCACTTCTGAAATTAATAATGTTTTCTGGCCAAGTGCCACAAGCCATTACCACAAAGGGGAAGTAGCACGTATGAATAGCAGGAAGCCATGCAGGGTCACAGTGTGAGCTGAACCTGTGGAGGAAGCATAATTGAGCCTGGCCCATTCAGCAAGTGTCTGACAGCGATTTAGGGAGAGGGAGCTCCCTGCATTTAAGCAGCTCaagctgtgaaaaaaaaaaagtttccaataAATTGGTAGCAAATGGTCTTTGTCATCAGTCTGAATAAAGGAGAGGGAGCGCAAAGAGTTTAGGGCCCCCATAAAGTTGCACTGTTTAGGCTTTCTCCCCCTTCTCCCCGCATATTGTTTCATAAGGCTGGTGAACAGAGGGGTGCCTGCTTCCCCCTACTGCACCAAAGGACTCATGTTAAATGGGTGGTTTTTACGGTTCACGCAGAGCAGAAGATTCAAAGAGCTATTGTCTGTCTTTCTCTTCTATGTAAGGTGGAAGGTTGCCACGGACAGCATGGGCCTCCACCTCACCTTGTGCTTCCCTCTCTCCGGGCCATACCTCCGTCCCTTTGGTTCCTTTGTGCTCGCAGGGGCTGAGGGAAGGAGATCATTTTGCATCTTGGAGTTGGGCTCACTTCCTGAATGGAGCCCGCGCGGTTACTAGGGCAACCTTGGCCAGCAGCTGCAGCTCCCTGGCCTCCGTCCTCACCTGCTGTCCCCGTTGGTGGCTTCCTCGGGTCTCAGGAAAGTGGTACCTTTCCTGGCCTTCGGCAGGGGGACTGAGGAGCCTTTccgggagaggagaggaggttaTCTGCAGGTTTTGTGGGGCTGCAGGAAATCTAGGGAATGTACTGGATAATGGTATAAACTGATCTTAGGGTTAAAATTAGACTGAGAAAGGGTTATCTGGGGATAGAAATACCAGCCCGGCCAGCAAAGGAGTGAAATGGAGACTCGCCCTGACCCAGGACCCAGGAACTCTCACTCTTGCTCTCTCACTAATGAGTTGGAAAGCCCTTGCCGAGTCACCCAAACTCACccagtttattttctctgttctgtaaaatgagagtcTTTACCATTCATTCTAGGATTCTCTTACAATTCTTGCCTTCTGGTCATGAATTGGTGACACATATAGATGATAAAATAAGGTGCAGAGAGGTGATATAACATTTATGAAGGGCTTTGGATAATAGTTCATgtacaatattatttcatttaatcctcaaaacaggtCTGTGAGATAAGTcctattattatctttatttttcaacaaggaaactgaagcagagagaggcCAATAAAGTCAGCTAATGGGAAGTGATAAAACTGAATCCTGACTTTGGCTCTTCTTGTTGTAAGCTGCTTGTCATCAGCATTTGCTCGTCTCTATAAAGTCCTGTGATGTTGGCTAGGAAGTGGTGACCCCATTTTATGGCTGAGGAAGTGGAGCAAGCAGAGGTTAAGTGACCTGCCAAATCAAGCCCGAATTCAACAGCCAGATCATGAGAGAGCCAGAGGGCCCCAGCTGATGTGTGGATGTCCTGCGTCTGCTCTAAGGAGAAGTTGTCCTATCTTGGGCCTGTGAGCACATAAATTACAAAATTGATTTTCCTGAAGATCTCTGAGGTGGCTAGCAGCTGTCCAGCTGGCCCTGacctttgcccacactcccctttcagGATCACACAAGCTAACTGGCCCCAGAGAAGTTCACTTCCTTACTCTGATCCCTCCTGGAGGAAAGCTGGTAGGTGAGAGTGagggaggggaaaagggaaggGCAGGGGAAAGAGACAGAGCAGAAGGTGGGGGGCTCCAGGATAAGAGACACAAATCAGAAAATAACGGACATGTGGGACACAACAAGGGCAGATGCTCTGCTAGCTGGCTGTAAGTAAATATTGTTGAAAAGTCATCTTAAAAATTAGTCTTCAGACCTTAAATTGCTCCAAAAAGATTACTTTGGGTGTAAATTTATATGCAGCTCCTCACACAGTAATAATCATTTTCCAAAGGCTGTTGTGGACCTTCAAATACCCTTACTCCTCAAGTTCTTTTCAAAGTTGGCTTGAATCAGCCCAGTTTGGGTAACAAACTCTTCAAACTTCTTTTAAGTCCAAAATTGATTTCCCAGAGGTATTTAAGGGCACAGAACAAAGTTCAAACAACTCACAGATATTTATCCAGGCCTTGATCTGTGTTGTACTGGCTTGATGAAACcaggttaaaataaaataaaaggcaactGAAGACTTAACAGGCACTCAAAGGCTGAAGGCAATGTCACGTTGCTAAGTGTGACCACTTAATCTTTCTGCTCATGCTCAAATCAAAGCAGAACCCCCAACAGACTACTGGGCAAGTCGTTGAATGTCCCAGGACTTTGGTTCTCCGTGTGGCCTAATTTCCTCACAGTATGGGGTCTGAGTTGCATAGGTGAAACCCCAACTGAGAGAAACTTCTAAGACATAGGTTCAGAAGTCACCTGTGCTGTACACAAAGGTCTACACTGTtcaaagagaggagagaaaggaggggaaGATTCTGGCATGGGATGGAAAATAGGGCTGCAgccatttttggaaaatacaggcTGCCGTGTGGTACATGGAAGCTGTTTGAATGCAGGACTGTAGGAAGTAATAGTGAGCACCCCAGTTAGTCCCACTGTCCTGCCTGGAAAACATTACAGCTGTCAACAACTGCTGCAAATATTCTTTTAATCCAACTTTTTGTTTCCCTGAGTCCCTAATGTTCACAACAAAGCAATGCCATCAAAACATTCAAGTTGACCCATAAAATAAAACACGGAACAGTTTTACAAAAGATTATTAATGTTTTACTTTTAGCAGAGAAAATGTTACATGTGAGATAGATTCCCCCAAGTTACTGAGTGTAGTGATAATTCATTGTTTTCATGCAAAATAGTATTTGATTGCAtttcatagtattccattgtagtGAACCATCTTACACTGAGAGATGTGGGTTTTTTCAAGTTTCAAGTATTACGAACAAGACTGCTAAGAATGTGTTAGTGCATGTACCCTGatagacacatgcacacatttttcTGGGGTGTACAGAGGGATTCAGTAGGTTATAGGCTGTGTAGATAATGACTCCAACTTCAGATAATGATAAATTGTTTTCAAAGTGGTTGTGCCAATTTACAGTACCACCAACAGTATTTGAGTTTTTGTATTGGCCCAGATTTTTTGCCGAAACTTGATATTGTCAGACTTtttagtttttgcttatctgatgAATGTGAAATGGttatttattatgattttaattttccttattcTGATTCCTAATGAGGTTGGGCCCTTGTCTGTGTCACTCGGCCAAACGATACTTTATTTTGCAAAGTGCCTGTTCAAGTCTCTTGCCAAGTTTTCAATTGAGTTACTTCTGTTTTTCATATTGATGTGAAGAGTGCTTTGAGATTCTAAAACATGCATCCTTTATTGATTATATACATTGAAAATATCAGTGCAATGCTGTTCAAATGTTGTTCGTCTGGTCCTCCTCAGGGAAGAGCATGGATTATTTTGGGGCAGGTTGTACAGTGTGCATCTCTAAAAGGTGCCAGTCAGAAAGGCAATGACAGAAATAGCAATGGTCAGTCTGCATAACCTTACCTGGAGGGCTTAGGGGCTCATGGTTTTTTAATCAAGGGAGCTATGtctaaaaatgtttgaaatgacTGAATCTGTTTACATGGAAACAGAGAGACTGAGTTGAAAGAATAGCTATTTTTGATGATCTAGACGTAAGTGGGGCTGAGCTAGAAGCCTTTTGGGGGTACCCTACATCTTGAACCAAGTTTTGAAGTGGGGGTGATTTTTCACAGATATGTGAAAAGGGTGCCACAGTTGTAGGTGACGAATTACACCTAGCTTTGGAAGTAGTAAAAGGCAAATTCTTCGTAAGGCATAGCAAAAGGGTTTTTCAAGTTGTAGCACAGAGAGCAAAACTCAGGACACCCACAGATATGGGGCACGAAATTAAAGGGAATTTTCAGAGTGTAGAAATAATGGTGGTTTTTGGTTGACCTAGCCTCCCTTCCCAGTTACATCTTGAATTGGGAAACTCCAGTTCTTCtctcctgtgtgtctgtgtttctcGTGTGCCCTTTACTGCTCACACAGAACATTTCTGACACTTGTGGTCACCAAATGTCTAGAGGTTTTTCCCCCAACATCAAGCAATTCTCTGCAACACCAGTTCCTTGTAATACCCTTTAGCTCAATTCTAATGCTGTATACATGAGGATAATGTCAGATTCACAGGTAAAGGGCTCCGTCCCCCAAGACGGCTGCCACCCCAGTTCAAACGCCAATAGCAAGTAGCGAG comes from the Manis pentadactyla isolate mManPen7 chromosome 10, mManPen7.hap1, whole genome shotgun sequence genome and includes:
- the DUSP6 gene encoding dual specificity protein phosphatase 6 isoform X1, giving the protein MIDTLRPVPVASEMAISKTVAWLNEQLELGNERLLLMDCRPQELYESSHIESAINVAIPGIMLRRLQKGNLPVRALFTRSEDRDRFTRRCGTDTVVLYDESSSDWNENTGGESVLGLLLKKLKDEGCRAFYLEGGFSKFQAEFALHCETNLDGSCGSSSPPLPVLGLGGLRISSDSSSDIESDLDRDPNSATDSDGSPLSNSQPSFPVEILPFLYLGCAKDSTNLDVLEEFGIKYILNVTPNLPNLFENAGEFKYKQIPISDHWSQNLSQFFPEAISFIDEARGKNCGVLVHCLAGISRSVTVTVAYLMQKLNLSMNDAYDIVKMKKSNISPNFNFMGQLLDFERTLGLSSPCDNRVPAQQLYFTTPSNQNVYQVDSLQST
- the DUSP6 gene encoding dual specificity protein phosphatase 6 isoform X2; translated protein: MIDTLRPVPVASEMAISKTVAWLNEQLELGNERLLLMDCRPQELYESSHIESAINVAIPGIMLRRLQKGNLPVRALFTRSEDRDRFTRRCGTDTVVLYDESSSDWNENTGGESVLGLLLKKLKDEGCRAFYLEDEARGKNCGVLVHCLAGISRSVTVTVAYLMQKLNLSMNDAYDIVKMKKSNISPNFNFMGQLLDFERTLGLSSPCDNRVPAQQLYFTTPSNQNVYQVDSLQST